TACCGACAATGCTAACAATGTGCTGGAATAGTCCTTGTGTCACACTTTAGACATCATATACATTATTTTAAGGGAGGTACCATTCATGTGAGTCTATGTATGGGGTGACAGTTTATGACCTTTTGCTAGCGCTCTTGATCATGAACTTGTTTATCACATTTGCATTAGTTGACGATGCATTCAAGTCAATCCAAACCACAAAATTCCCTACTTTTGTCGATAAATCTTACCTAACATGATTATGACCCAGTTGGGACCTTTTATTGGCACATTGAGTGATTGCTATTATTCCATACAtggtaccagaatttttcttgggaTTGTGTGATTTGTTCAAAAGGAGATGGGCATAGCTTATTTTTTCCCTAACCTGGGTTTTGACATGCAGATTTACTGCATGTGGAAAATGtagtagataaaaaataaaaaaataaaaagagagagagagagagagaaaacaaaTCTTAATTTCATGGTTTCCGCTGGTGTGCTTAGATTTCTATATTATGTGgtgatttatttcatttttcgtTTTGAATGTCTTATTGCTAATGTAATTCTGTTGTTGTACTTCCATTTTTTCCCATAGGATCTTGATGAGTTCAGAACAATTCTTAAACCACGCCTGAAGTTGATTGTCCAGAATGACGAGCGGGAGTGGTTTATTGTATTTGTGTCTAAGGCTCAACCAAATAATGAGAATGCCACCAAATCTGCGAAAAAAGTATATGCCAGACTTGAAGTTGAATTTAgttcaaaaaagagagaaaggtaTGCTCACATCTCTCTATAATGTGTTTGGAGTATAATAGTTCACCAAAATTTTGGAACATTTTGGGCTTCTCTTCTGTTTGTCGCAAGAGAGTTACTTCTACATATTTCCACACAAGCTgaatatatgttttatgtaccaTTACATCAAATTAAGTTAACAGCACAGCATCAGGATATAGTAGAAGTAATACTGGGAGtagaaaattgatttttttttcattatcattatcattttcTTCTTGAATCATAGTTCCcggctttttttctttcttgtagaAGAGAAAGTGGTGAATTTATTGCATCAAGTCATTGGtgtatatttttcttcaatcgATTGAAGTCATTGGTGACATATGACTGATAGAATTTgaatgttagaaaaaaaaaaaaatcatagctACCTCACCATCATTCTTGCATTTTGTTTTGGGGGAGGGGGCATTTAGAGATCTAGATGCGAGTAAAAAATGTGTATGAAATGGTGCAAAGGGTTGATATTTTCAAAGCTCTTCCCTTGTTTTCTATTGTTTCTAAAATATGCTTTGCTCAGGTGCTGCAAATTAGATATACACTGCCCTGAAGCAAATTTTTGGGAAGACCTGGAGTCCAAGATTATGGAATCCATCAGAAATACTTTGGATAGGCGTGTACAGTTTTATGAGGATGAGATACGCAAACTCAGTGAACAAAGATTCATGCCAGTCTGGAActtctgtaatttttttatcttgaagGTTGTTCCTTTATCTGAATCTTTGAATTTAGTAATTGTGATGGAGGTTGCTATGCATGCAAGGAggaatgttttgattttaaattgggATTGTTGACTTTTGTATTTTTCCTTCTATTAATCTTGTGCATTTCATTGTACAAAAGAGCATAACTTCAagtttcttcttctacttttgtGTCGAAGTACATGATAGAAGCCACATCCTTGCCACTAAAAAAAGATGCGCAAAAGTCCTCTGTCCTTGGGACCATGCAATCTGCTTACACTATAAGTGTCTGAGGATAGCTTTCTTCcttcctctttttttatttttattttttttaacaggaAAGCCTGgcttttatgtttgagatggcTCATCTTTTTGAAGATGCATTACGAGAGTATGATGAACTAGAACTCTGCTATTTGGAAACAGGTGATTTTGACTTCTCCTGTCAAGATACTGATTTTGACCCTTGTCATGTTTTTAGATATATGTAGTTTGATATACACATACTTATCccaaaaaaaagtttgataTACACATTCACACTCTACACATCACCTTTATCTGGCTTATAAGCATGTAGGCCCTTGTGCACAGGTTTATTCTGCTTATGTTgcttaattgatttatttattctagaattagaaagagggggggggggggggggtctatGCTGACCCTGACACTCAGGTACATCTACTCAGGAGCTTAATTCATTTTGTTTAGTGTTTGTTTTCACTTCAAATTTTGTCCTGTccttaatcatatatatatcacttatcctgtcaatatattatattatacaaaCTTAATTTGGTGCTAGATGGAGTTCAAGTGGTTTATATAAggcttaattatttatttatgtcgATAATGCTGCTCTGTCTATCAGTctatctctcttcctctctctaacCTTTAGGGCCTATTTAGGGTTGCGTTAGGAGTCTTAAAAAGTGCTTAAATAGCTTTAAAagctttttaatgaaaaaattatgttgtttgggtgttacatattaaagtactttttaatctcaaataagctaaaaagcaCAAACATGTTTTTCCGGATAATCCGGAATgtagttcaaattttaaaaatatccatACAATTTTAAGCTTGTGgtcataatttcaaaaaaaaaaaaatcaaatgatcgTCATTTTTACCTCATAAAGCacttctttaatttgtttccaaacaaaggtaatatgtttgaaagtactttaaacatatggttaccaaacaataaataaatttttaacagtagaacttattacttataaagTTATAAGTCCTAAAGCTATTAGCCATATTTTTCACAgtaatcccaaacatgcacttaatTTGCCATATTAGGAACTCCATTATATGCTTAACATGATTAGGTAGTTTCTTGTTTCACCCTTACAAAACTATTCTTTTCAATCACATTAGAGTAATAATTCAAGGGAATGTGCCTGTGCAAGGATGACATGCACAAATCGAGAAATGGTCTGAATTTTTTTACTcttatctctttttttaaaaaaaaaaaaaacaactcgtTATCttttacttatgaaaaaaaataattcaagggAATGTGCTTGGCTACGCCTATTggcattaataaatttttacttagcaaaaaaataataattcaaggGGATCATTCTCCTTGGGTGAAGCCAGTCCTATTTAGTAACAATCATGTGTCATTTATTCTATCAGGTTCTCATAAAATGAGTTATAAGATAGATTTTTATTGGTGATTGTGGAATTGGTAATGTCCTTTTTGTTCTAATTCAGGATTTTGAGGTACCACATCTATACATTTAATGGATATATATTTGGTATTTGTGTTTTAtcctaattatataaaaaaaattgtttatcaTTCCTGGTCATAAGAAATATGCTTATTAATCTGATCATACTCTTTTATGCTTCTATTTACTGGTGAagtaagttttttcttttcttattactTCTGAAAAGTAGAGGATCGAAACTTAAATCAATTTTATGCAGTCAATATGATTGGGAAACAGAGAGACTTTGGAGGAGTAGACCGTGGTGATGATCAGGCAGTATTGCTTAATCCTGGAAACAAACCGTTGACACAAATTGTTCAAGATGATTCGTTTCGGGAGTTTGAATTTAGGCAGTATCTCTTTGCCTGTCAATCAAAGGTTTGCAAAACTGAGAATCCCTTACGTGATACTTAAATGGTTGTACATAGAACAAACTGAATTAGATAGTAGTTGTATTTAAGGATATCGCTCTGTTTGCTTTTTCAACAACGCACATATCATTTTGTATAAAGTTGCTTTTGAGCCTTTGTTTTATCAAAAATTGGTCTACATGGTAGATTTTGTTTCTTGAAATTACAAATTGGTGCTGCATCTCAGTGATATATCAAATTGCAGCTTCTGTTTAAGCTGAATCGCGCCTTTGAGGTTGCATCAAGGGGTTATTCATTCATAATAAGCTTCTCAAAGGCCCTGGCACTGCATGAGGTATCTGATAATCATTTAGTTATGTGTTTGTTAATATATGTTACTCCTTTTGAGGTTCAATTGAAGAATATTGGTTCTTAGTGCTTCCCTATcctgtttcttttcttcttatcAGAATATACTGCCCTTTTGTATGCGTGAAGTTTGGGTAATAACTGCTTGCTTGGATGTAGTCAATGCAACTGCTTCTCATTATGTTGATGGACTCGTGGCACCTGATATAGAAAAGGAGTTCTACCGACTTCAGGGTGACCTTTATTCACTGTGCCGGGTTAAGGTTGGTTTTGTGTTAATAAATTTACTGCATATTCTTTCTAATTCGGTATTCTTTTTGGTGATTTACCAGTTTGTCTAAAGTTACTACAAAATTTTTCACTGAATTGGGaatgtgattttttaatattctgaAATTTGTCTGAATGCATTGATTCAGTGTTTGACAACCTTGTTGGTGGTTGTTTACATTTACTACAAAATGTTTTCACTTTTGCTATTTCTAGCCAGACTCAGAGTATTTATGATTTTGGCAGTTCATGAGGCTTGCATATTTAATTGGTTATGGAACAGAGATAGAAAGAAGTCCTGTCAACAGGTACATATTTGAGTTTAAATACCCCAGTTTAGCATTCTCTAAATTTGGTTGCctataagatttttctttttgataagaaCTATAAGATTTTTCTAAGAGCAAAAGTCTATCATATGACTAGACTCTTCTTCCCTTCTGGTATAAGTAATTTCTGGAATCTTACTTTTTCTTTAAGCTTTATCTTTTCTTTGGAGCAGTGCTTCACTCAGCAtgcttccttggcctaagccaGCAATTTGGCCTTCAGTCCCTCCTGATGCTTTATCTGAGGTTTTTTCAAAGGAAAAGGTAAGTTTTCAATATGTCGTATGCTAGGATGTGCAAGCAAACAGACAATTGAAATGTTCACTTTCTTCAAAAACCACATGAtatttgtgttttctttttgtacTGGTTAATCATAGAGCTCTTGCTCACAAGAAAGATAGTCATTACAGGAGACGGCTCAAGGTAGTCAATAGGCGTACATGGTGTCCTCAATTAGGCTAAATTCATATTATATGGTTTAACTTTTGGATCCCAAACAAATGGTAGTTTTTGGTATCATAGTTGGAATTGTTACTTAGAATTATGTTCGTTTGGTTGTCCctttaacatatttttatcattataatctACTCTTTTGttagaaaattgattatctTGATTGGTTAGAACTTAAATAAACTTGGATGACACTGAGGAAAATTTACAATCATAACTTTGAGTAAGCAAATCTTTTTTCATGAGTGGTCAATTTCAGGTAAATTTTAGTCATCTCAATGAGCTTATAGCAGTCCTTATACACCTTCTTGTTCTTACTTATCAATAAAAGCAGTCCTTataacaatatatttttttccatgaTACTTGATAGGTACAGACTGTGTTAATGTGCTAAAAGTGTTGTTATTTTGCTCAACGGTCACTTGTTGACTTTCctcaaaaaacaaaatccatCGACCATGTTTTCCTTTGTGTAGATGATTCTCCAAGAAACTCGTAGAGTCAAGCACTTCGGTATTCAAAGGAAACCATTGCCTCTTGAACCTTCCCTTCTTTTGCGTGAGGCTAATAGACGAAGGGCTTCTCTTTCTGCTGGAAATATGTTTGAAATGTTTGAAGGTCGCCCAGTTTTTAATGAAGGGTACTGGAAATGATTCATTAATCTTTTAAATCCATTATCTTTCATGTTTTGGTTTTCAAGTTCTAATCTTGTTGGTATGTACATTGGCAGATCAGGTTCAGAAGCATCCACAAAGATGTCCCCATCACAAAAAGTCCGTTCAGGTGTTATGTCACGCACTAACTCTTCACCAGGAAATTTTGAGAGCGCAATTGACCGACCTATGAGACTTGCTGAGATTTATATTGCTGCTGAGCATGCTTTGCAGCATACAATTTCTAATCCCAGTCTATGGAAATCTTTATCAGCTTTAGAGGAGTTTGAGGTATAAATATCAGGCCAAACAAGTGCATAACTGCAAACGTACACATACATGTACCTCTGTTAGTAGTTTCTTTCCCTCAAGGAGTTTTTCTTCACAAGTACTTCTATGTAACTTTTTAGTGGTACTACAACCTCTGCTTCATCAATTGATAATCCCTTCCTTTAAATATGATAGAtacttttaaatgatatttgatttacggtttattcttttaaataggTCTCACTCTGAAAAGGAGACTCTGAAAAGctggaatcttttttttttgaaaagctGGAATCTAAAATAGGTTTTTAcatcttatttttcaattaaatgtCGTAGTTCTCTGgattagctctctctctctctctctctctctctctctctctctctctctctctctctctctctctctgtgctcaATTTAAAACTCTGATACTGGCAGCAAAAATATCTCGAGCTAACTAAAGGTGCTGCTGATAATTACCATCGCTCCTGGTGGAAAAGACATGGAGTTGTCCTTGATGGTGAAATAGCGGCTGTCTGCTTCAAACACAGAAATATTGATCTGGCAGCAAAATCATATGAGAAGGTTTGTGCCCTGTATGCTGGTGAAGGATGGCAGGATTTATTGGCTGAAGTCCTACCCAATTTAGCAGAGTGTCAGAAGATACTTAATGATGAAGCTGGTTACCTATCATCTTGTGTGAGATTGCTTTCACTAGACAAAGGCTTATTTTCGTCCAAGGAACGCCAAGCTTTTCAGTTGGAAGTTGTTAATCTTGCACACAGCGAAATGAAGAACCCTGTACCCTTAGATGTATCTTCTTTAATTACGTTTTCAGGCAATCCTGGGCCCCCACTGGAGCTGTGTGATGGGGATCCTGGTACCTTATCTGTGACTGTTTGGAGTGGCTTTCCTGATGATATAACTCTTGATTCACTCAGTCTCACGTTGATGGCTACATCTAATGGTGATGAGGGTGTGAAGGTATGATTTTCATGGCATAATGTTATTCATTTTCATTACAGTTGGAGCAATTTGTATATTGTACTACAATCATTTCATCTAATGTGTCAGGCATTAAGGAGCACTTCTGCTACTGTTCTAGAGCCTGGTCGGAATAATATTACCCTGGATCTACCCCCTCAAAAACCAGGTTCCTATGTCTTGGGAGTTCTCACTGGGCAGATTGGGCACTTGCGGTTTAGATCTCATAGTTTTTCCAAGGGTGCCCCTGTAGACGGTGACgattttatgatttatgaaaaGCCTACTAGACCTATCTTGAAGGTACTGTGTCTTGAAGCTTGAAGATAAAACATGTAGTTAAAGAGTTGATTATAAGTTTTGATGATACTTTATGATGATGAGACAAGGAGAACTGTGTCTAAACCAatgattttcttcttatatTGTACACTTACCATTCATTCAGATACTGAAGCAGAATGAGACTGTTTTAATCATCTAACAAAACCTTTTCTTCCATAGGTTTTCAAGCCAAGAGCTCTGGTTGATCTTGCGGCAGCTATTTCATCTGCTTTGCTAATAAATGAACCTCAGTGGGTTGGAATCATAGTACGGCCAATGGACTACTCCCTCAAAGATGCGGTATTGCAGATAGATACCGGTCCAGGTCTAGCAATTGAAAAGTCCCATGTCATTGAGATGGAGAGTTATGCTGATGTGTCACAGAGCGCTGCTGACGTGGGAAAGTCTGATGCTGCTCACAAAAATGGTTCTTTGGCCATTGATAAACATTTTGAGCAGTTGAGACTCAATGATGGCAGGATAGTGTTTCCGGGTTGGGCAAACAATGTTACTTCTGTTCTGTGGATTCCAATACGTGCCATTAGTGACAGGCTTGCAAGAGGCTCGTCTTCAGGTTAGGATTAGGATGTGTAGTTCTGTGGTTTCCACATTTGTCGTGTATATTTTTTGTTGCATCCAACTGCTTCCATGTATATGACACTGTTTTCTATGGGCAGTTTCCCCTCAGAGGCAGAGTATTGTGGATGGAATGAGGACAATAGCTCTAAAGCTTGAATTTGGAGTATCTCACAACCAGATATTCGAGAGGCATTGCCATGATCCATCACTTTTCCAGTTTCAGTGCAAATGctgcttttttcaaatttatgatatttttatttgttatgcaTTTGTCTAAATAATCACCTGGCCAATGTGCAGGACCCTAGCTGTCCATTTTACTGACCCTTTCCATGTGAACACACGCATTGCAGATAAATGCAATGATGGAACTTTGCTTCTGCAGGTAATTTGTGctcaattttttaaaagcattctttttgtgtttgctttgattttgaaGAACTGGTGTCAAATTTCATGAACAGAATTgcctttttttattggtaaataaaattttattgatcataagaataggcaaagcccaagtacatgggtcatatacaagagcaacgccTAGGAGTGATGTTCTACAGAATGCCTTTTTTCCAATCTGTAATAAAAATGAATCACATAGCTTAATGGAAGATACTCAATACATTACTTAAAGAAAATAGTTCACATTCATTGTTGTGAAAACAATAATTATGACATTCTCTTGACATGATCGATATTTTTCAATAAAGTCCACATTGGCTTATGTTACTTCCAGGTGATACTACAATCAGAAGTGAAGGCCACATTGACCATTTATGATGCTTGGCTTGATCTTCAAGATGGGTTTGCTCATACTAGAAAAGGTGATGGGAGGCCAAATCCAGGCTTCATCCCGCTTGTCATTTCTCCTAATTCTAGAGCAGGAATCCTGTTCAGCATATGCTTTGAGATGTCAAATGCAGAAGGTATTTCATTTGATTGTGCAAATAAACTTTGGCACCTTTACACTTTTGAACTGGAGTAAAAAAAGGAGTAGATGCATCTATTGTGGATCAATGTCACCCGTGCATTAATATGCAGTATTGTCATATATATCACAGGTCATCAGAAAACCATTAAGGGGCTTGATAACTGGTAATCATATCAGCACCCGAAGTAAAAGAGATATATTCAATGAAACTTCCCACCATAGTTGAAGAGTGTTTTCTCTGTAATCCTACCTTcgaaacatttttttaacaccGTGCCAGATCAGGGCCATCTACTATTACTATGATATATTAACTTCTTGTTACATGCTTCCCTTCTatttttatggatgaggttTGGTTCTAAATGCCGCATTACTTCAATATTTAGGTACTCATGTATGTTCAGCAATAGTACACTGCTGATTTTGATACACCCGCCGCATTGGTTTCTCAAAGGTCCTCTTAATTTCATAAGAGGGATTTAGGTATTAAATGTGAACTCTGTATCACGTAGGATGTGAACATGATTCATGAGGTGAATTTGACATAGCTTGTGTAATCCCTAATGGAAGGCtcaaaccacatgacctatactccaaaagcactggtcaatgatataattgaacCCCCAttggaatattataaagagcaagaattttccaagtaatgtgggatcttatataccacctacccttatcttATCAAATCAGGGTATCGCaatccctcccccccccccccccccctaaaaaaaaaaccccctcCCGATGTCCTCGTCAGACCAGTTCGTTGTAGGTGGCACAGTCCCACATTTATGGTTGGAGTAGGCTCTGATAACATTTGTAATGTCCCAATGGAAAGCCCAAATTAtatgacctatactccaaaaagactagtcaatgatacaattgaagccacattggaacattataaagagcaagaacttctcattcccaagcaatgtgagatcccatGCACCAACTACCTTTATCTTATGAGAATGGGGTATCACAGCTTGACTTGTTATCTCTGAGGTCCATAGACACACGAAGAACCATTGACTACTATGATTATAAAATTCATGaattgtggccaaggtcctcatGCCTATACATGTTGGGTTCAAGACAAATTCATGTTCATATGCTTAAGCACATTAAAGCTCTCTAGCTTTGAACTATAGTTATGCAGTGAAACGTGAAATGGCTTCAATTTTAGGGTTGAAGGTTGGTACTTGATATGCGTAAGATTTGTTTGGCATGACTTTTTTGCTTGTGAGACCATGCCTTGGCCTTGCAATGGCTGGATGTTGTCCAGGCATCGCTGCCCCTGGTGATTATGgatgaaatatttaaataattgaagaaTAAAAAGGACTAAGGACTTGTCTTGGACTTGGCACCGTGTTAACTATCTAAATAGACTTATAGAGAATATTTACATAGATACAGAAGGGGCCTTTTGAATCCATTTTGACTTAGAGGGGGATGACCAGTCTATATGAAGTTAGGGTTCGTACTACTTGCTTTTTAAGtagttaaaaattatttcaggaaaaagaaaaaagaaaaaagagagtaggCAAATGAAAGAAAGCATTCTATAGAATAACTGAAGCTTTGTTTTGGATAGGAAAATTACCTCAAGCCAATGAGCTCTAGCTCAATTAACACTTTCTCCTCTCACAATAAAGTGATGGAGGGTGAAGTCGTGGGTTCAATACCCAATGGGAGCATGTGTTTGGCTTactattaaaaacaaaacaaaaatgctaCAAGACCATTTTAAGAagaaattactttcttaatatttCTAGTTAGTCATAGGTTACTGAGGGCTTTAGGATAGGAAATTAGTGACATGTTAGATTCACCTATGCAttgtttagaagtttgttcttgaatttttttacttGGAAAGATGCTCATGTTTTTACAACCTTTGGCAGTTCTTTAATACAACCTATCCAAATAACATACAGGTTGTCTATTCAATTGTTCTTTGGTGTAGAATATTTTGTCTATTTTTATAAACGATGTTTTTGTGAAAACGTCAGATGCATTAACCTGGAAAAGAATCTAATACACAGAGTAAATGTCACATCCAAACATCTTTGAAGAACTTTTGAGCCACAAGTTATTTCATTTTGTGTTACCATGGAATGAGCTAACATGTCAACTTTCTACTTTCTCTGATTTTCCTGGACCTTCAGGAGAAGatgattaattttgagaaagattATGGATAAAGCAAACACAAATGTATCGAAATCAGATCGGTGTCACTGGTAGCCAATATAATAGCAAATCGTTTCACATTTGTCTTAAATTTAATGAAGCGAATGTTTCTTTTGGTTTGCAGAGGAAGCCAAAGCACCACAACCTGATAGCATATTAAATATCAGATATGGTATTTCTGGCGATAGAACTATTGGAGCACATCCACCTGCCGTTGAATCTCCTGGACCTGAGGTTGTTAGACAGGATTTGATCTTCAGGAGTGCTCTTGTTTTGAAGAGGCCTGTGCTTGACCCGTGCCTGGCTGTTGGTTTTCTTCCTCTTCGTTCTGGTGGCCTCAGAGTTGGTCAACTTGTTAACATGAAATGGAGGGTTGAGAGGTTAAAAGACTTCGAGGAGAATGAGGTTTTGAAAGACGATGTAAGTCAAGGAATGGTCCCATTATTTCTCAACAATGTCTAACCAAAGTTAAAACTCAGGATTCTAGAATATCACCCTTccctttcaaattttaaattttgacgTGGCATCAATTGCTTTGAAGAGCCAAACCATCGTCCAAATAATTCTGTTGCTGTCTTAGGTCTTGAACTTGAGGggttttttttctgtttttgatgAGTAATCAAAGATTCTATTAAAAGACAGACCGGTTGGAGCTTGAATAAATTGTTTCATTTAGCATTGCTTAAATTCTCAATCAACTTTCATAggacttgtttttttatttttctggatGATTCTTTTGCTTTATGTGGTTGCCTGAAAGGTTAGGGAAAGAAAATTATTACTTTCCAATTATAAGTTATCAATGTTCAATACCTGGAGAGGAGAAAGTGGGAACCTACCCTCAATTAAGCTTAGCTCAATTTTTATACCCTTCAAATGATGTTACACCCTTGCATTGTTTTCCAATTTCTTCCCcacttattttttctttttgtaatgaGGAAATTGTTAGTTTAGGATCTGGATAGTACTTTGGCCAGCTATTAGTGAGtacatgaatatgaaatttcaACTACTCTTCTATCCATGCCACAAATGCTTTATATTGTCTTTGTTGCTTGTAAAACAGGACGAGGTGTTATATGAAGTCAATGCAAATTCAGATAATTGGATGATTGCTGGTAGGAAAAGAGGGCATGCGTCTCTCTCCATGAAGCAAGGTTCCCAATATCTTTTACAACTTATATGTTTTCATCAAATTATTTCTTCTTTCatgagtaataaaataaaaaataatcggATAGCTTATAGTTGATGGATATGACTTTAGATGTCTCGTTTCAGTGGCATCttaatcatctttttttttttccctatcacTGACAGGTTCAAGAATAGTTATCACAATATTGTGCGTGCCGCTGGTGGCGGGTTACGTTCGTCCTCCACAACTTGGACTGCCAGATGTAGATGAGGCTAATATAAGTTGCAATCCTGCCGGGCCCCACCTTGTCTGTGTCTTGCCTCCAGCTCTCAGCTCCTCCTTCTGCATTCCAGCATGATTACTTGGCACCCTAATTTCAAATGTCCAGGTCATTACAATCTACCACTCTATATGGTTGgacaagtttttcttttcaacaggaATTACGCTTATACAGATAATTCTGGGCACCCGATTTTGATTACCGAGATGTTTGTGAAGCTGAATTTGTTGAGTTTAATGGAAAATCCAGAAAGGTTTGTTCAATTTAGATTGGCTTAGGTTGTTCTTTGATTCTTCTAAACATCTTGCATCCCTGCTCATGTACAGTAGGTTTCGGCACTTTCTTTccatgtaaaatacattgtagAGCTTAACAAGCACATAAATTTCTTCAGTTTCTGAtgcatgattttatatgattgaAACCTGTGCAATCATCCCATTGtccttcgtttttttttttggtactttTAAAAGGTTGAATTCAAGGGGAACGAACATTTTGTCCCATTTTCTGGTTaagaaattctttaaaaaaaaaaagtgagaatcTTTATTTTCAGTCACTTattgttttggaaaatgaaaatactCTGGAACCACGTGAATCTGTTTCACCGGGGAGCACTGCATTTGACACATCGTTCACCCATAAATCTTATTCGAAGGCCTTCATTACACATGCTGCTTCTGAGCCGTCAGCCTGAGAGTCCCCATTTATTTCTCAGACCCCGAGAGCTGCATCTTAAGCTTTAATTCAGAACTCCTTATGCTAGTCAGCATTTACTACGGGTTAACAGAGGAACAAAAGT
This Carya illinoinensis cultivar Pawnee chromosome 11, C.illinoinensisPawnee_v1, whole genome shotgun sequence DNA region includes the following protein-coding sequences:
- the LOC122281983 gene encoding trafficking protein particle complex II-specific subunit 130 homolog, with amino-acid sequence MANFLAQFQTIKNSCDHLVIAVEDVSDLWPIVKDWFEERLPFKRASLNNKTRNPVFVEKLAAEFILTTDSRLRSRFPQEQLLFWFREPYATVVLVTCEDLDEFRTILKPRLKLIVQNDEREWFIVFVSKAQPNNENATKSAKKVYARLEVEFSSKKRERCCKLDIHCPEANFWEDLESKIMESIRNTLDRRVQFYEDEIRKLSEQRFMPVWNFCNFFILKESLAFMFEMAHLFEDALREYDELELCYLETVNMIGKQRDFGGVDRGDDQAVLLNPGNKPLTQIVQDDSFREFEFRQYLFACQSKLLFKLNRAFEVASRGYSFIISFSKALALHENILPFCMREVWVITACLDVVNATASHYVDGLVAPDIEKEFYRLQGDLYSLCRVKFMRLAYLIGYGTEIERSPVNSASLSMLPWPKPAIWPSVPPDALSEVFSKEKMILQETRRVKHFGIQRKPLPLEPSLLLREANRRRASLSAGNMFEMFEGRPVFNEGSGSEASTKMSPSQKVRSGVMSRTNSSPGNFESAIDRPMRLAEIYIAAEHALQHTISNPSLWKSLSALEEFEQKYLELTKGAADNYHRSWWKRHGVVLDGEIAAVCFKHRNIDLAAKSYEKVCALYAGEGWQDLLAEVLPNLAECQKILNDEAGYLSSCVRLLSLDKGLFSSKERQAFQLEVVNLAHSEMKNPVPLDVSSLITFSGNPGPPLELCDGDPGTLSVTVWSGFPDDITLDSLSLTLMATSNGDEGVKALRSTSATVLEPGRNNITLDLPPQKPGSYVLGVLTGQIGHLRFRSHSFSKGAPVDGDDFMIYEKPTRPILKVFKPRALVDLAAAISSALLINEPQWVGIIVRPMDYSLKDAVLQIDTGPGLAIEKSHVIEMESYADVSQSAADVGKSDAAHKNGSLAIDKHFEQLRLNDGRIVFPGWANNVTSVLWIPIRAISDRLARGSSSVSPQRQSIVDGMRTIALKLEFGVSHNQIFERTLAVHFTDPFHVNTRIADKCNDGTLLLQVILQSEVKATLTIYDAWLDLQDGFAHTRKGDGRPNPGFIPLVISPNSRAGILFSICFEMSNAEEEAKAPQPDSILNIRYGISGDRTIGAHPPAVESPGPEVVRQDLIFRSALVLKRPVLDPCLAVGFLPLRSGGLRVGQLVNMKWRVERLKDFEENEVLKDDDEVLYEVNANSDNWMIAGRKRGHASLSMKQGSRIVITILCVPLVAGYVRPPQLGLPDVDEANISCNPAGPHLVCVLPPALSSSFCIPA